In one window of Cellulophaga sp. HaHa_2_95 DNA:
- a CDS encoding DUF6268 family outer membrane beta-barrel protein, with amino-acid sequence MKKIKYLYLILGLLMTNFTFAQLSDLAKIDYTILPRGNSGIEYSRVRALFNYPIKLKKEGTYILVGLDYSNIMLSMDGNPSFNSEEIRDFQLLDFNIAYTTPLKNDWRLGVRLTPGFSSNLTVNNVSFEDAVFSGDLVFIKDKKESKDVEKPWRLIIGASYSGNRGFPFPLPFISYYRKFDAKWSYNLGIPKTNLQYHASTKHRFKLYAELDGFTANLQRGLLIENTLDAESINMSLILSGLQYEYHITNHVQFYARSSYVLSSTVNLRDNNKDNIRELDSSNTLYLRTGIRIKI; translated from the coding sequence ATGAAAAAAATAAAATATTTATACCTTATTCTTGGTCTCTTAATGACCAACTTTACTTTTGCACAATTAAGTGATTTGGCTAAAATAGATTACACGATACTTCCCAGAGGAAATTCTGGTATTGAATATAGCCGTGTACGCGCATTATTTAATTACCCTATTAAATTAAAAAAGGAAGGCACTTATATATTAGTTGGGCTAGATTACTCTAATATTATGTTAAGTATGGATGGGAACCCTTCTTTTAATAGCGAAGAGATTCGCGATTTTCAACTATTAGATTTCAATATTGCCTATACCACACCTTTAAAAAATGACTGGCGTTTAGGGGTACGGTTAACCCCTGGGTTTAGTTCTAATTTAACGGTAAACAATGTAAGTTTTGAAGATGCAGTCTTCTCTGGAGACCTTGTTTTTATTAAAGACAAAAAAGAAAGTAAAGATGTAGAAAAACCATGGCGCCTTATTATAGGAGCCTCTTATTCTGGGAATCGTGGGTTTCCTTTTCCATTGCCTTTTATTAGTTATTACAGAAAATTTGATGCCAAATGGTCCTATAACTTAGGGATTCCAAAAACAAATTTACAGTATCATGCCTCTACGAAACATCGGTTTAAATTATACGCAGAGCTAGATGGTTTTACGGCTAACCTACAACGAGGATTGCTGATAGAAAATACATTAGATGCAGAGAGTATCAATATGTCTTTAATATTAAGCGGATTGCAGTATGAATATCACATTACCAACCATGTTCAATTTTATGCCAGGTCTTCGTATGTGCTAAGTAGCACCGTTAATTTAAGAGACAATAACAAGGATAATATACGAGAATTAGATAGTTCTAACACACTATACTTAAGAACAGGAATTAGAATTAAAATTTAA
- a CDS encoding sodium:proton antiporter yields the protein MFESFSIVFTIAALFNYINYKWLKLPTTIGLMILSLILIIPITLSATIFPEFYRFFCDIIINADFKTLLLDGILSFLLFAGALHVNLGALAKEKKSIFLFATLGVLISTFIVGGLVFFAAPLFGIALPFLHALLFGALISPTDPIAVMAILKEAKISKSLGIKIEGESLFNDGIGVVVFSGILLIATATEVHSSSEIGAEIGSLFLEEAVGGLFFGLVIGFLGLKCIQSLKENPQLAVMMTLAVVMGGTAGAFMLEVSAPLAMVVAGLFIGNKVQVSADKNPVQKAINSFWEILDDVFNGILFVLIGLAIHLLHFNTSYILLGILAIFIVLLARFISVFLPYALLKHEEQKPIKTVAVLTWGGLRGGISIALALSLNKELSGDLILHITYIIVLFSIIVQGLSIGKVVKKLFSKEI from the coding sequence ATGTTCGAATCTTTCAGTATTGTATTTACCATTGCAGCACTTTTTAATTACATAAATTATAAGTGGTTAAAACTACCGACCACTATTGGGTTAATGATACTAAGTTTAATCTTAATCATTCCCATAACTTTAAGCGCAACTATTTTCCCAGAATTTTACAGATTCTTTTGTGACATTATTATAAATGCAGATTTTAAAACCCTTTTGCTCGATGGTATTTTAAGCTTTCTATTATTCGCTGGTGCCTTGCATGTAAACCTAGGAGCACTCGCAAAAGAGAAAAAATCAATTTTCTTGTTTGCTACCCTTGGCGTTCTTATCTCTACATTTATAGTGGGAGGCTTAGTATTTTTTGCTGCTCCATTATTTGGTATCGCCTTACCTTTTCTGCATGCCCTTTTGTTTGGAGCTTTAATTTCTCCTACAGACCCTATTGCGGTTATGGCCATTTTAAAAGAGGCTAAGATTTCAAAAAGCTTAGGAATAAAAATAGAAGGAGAATCCTTATTTAATGACGGAATTGGCGTGGTTGTTTTTTCTGGCATATTATTAATTGCTACCGCTACAGAAGTACACAGTTCCTCAGAAATAGGAGCCGAAATAGGTAGCTTATTTTTAGAAGAGGCTGTAGGCGGACTATTCTTTGGATTAGTGATTGGTTTTCTAGGATTAAAATGCATTCAGTCTTTAAAAGAAAATCCGCAATTAGCGGTAATGATGACACTTGCCGTAGTTATGGGCGGTACCGCAGGGGCTTTTATGCTAGAGGTATCTGCACCGCTAGCCATGGTTGTTGCTGGTTTATTTATAGGCAATAAAGTACAGGTGAGTGCCGATAAAAATCCGGTGCAAAAGGCAATCAATTCTTTTTGGGAAATTTTAGATGATGTGTTCAACGGAATTCTATTTGTTCTTATTGGCTTGGCTATTCACTTATTACACTTTAATACCAGTTATATCTTATTAGGAATTCTCGCCATTTTTATTGTGCTGCTCGCCCGGTTTATATCTGTGTTTTTACCCTATGCGCTATTAAAACACGAAGAACAAAAACCCATTAAAACGGTCGCCGTGTTAACATGGGGAGGCTTACGTGGTGGTATTTCTATTGCTTTAGCATTGAGCCTTAATAAAGAACTTTCTGGAGATTTAATCCTTCATATTACCTATATTATTGTGTTATTTTCAATTATTGTACAAGGTTTAAGTATTGGTAAAGTAGTGAAGAAATTATTTAGCAAGGAAATCTAA
- a CDS encoding potassium channel family protein has product MELQSIPYWNKFISYKYLIALVAAFNFLLTPLHIALSGFSPAYVIVVNYTLVILSSSLIASNKSAKLVSYLIGIFTLVVIWLEFSNPNSRPILICRLVFSLLLFACFGIILIRQLLKIKQINLQFILGPLLGFLYLGIIGGILFEAIHLLDSNSFQLINGYSGFSFYYFSFISITTVGYGDITPLTAPAQSLTLVMNIIGQFYLAIVIGVFVGKYINTKSN; this is encoded by the coding sequence ATGGAATTACAATCCATACCGTATTGGAATAAATTTATAAGCTATAAATACTTAATTGCCCTTGTTGCGGCTTTTAATTTTTTATTGACGCCACTGCATATTGCATTAAGTGGTTTTAGCCCTGCGTATGTCATCGTAGTAAATTATACCTTGGTTATTTTAAGTAGTTCCCTAATTGCCTCTAATAAAAGTGCTAAACTAGTAAGTTACCTTATAGGCATATTCACTTTAGTGGTTATTTGGTTAGAATTTTCTAACCCAAATTCCAGACCAATCTTAATTTGCAGGTTGGTATTTTCACTCTTGCTATTTGCGTGTTTTGGAATCATCCTAATTCGGCAGTTACTAAAGATAAAACAGATCAACCTACAATTTATCTTAGGGCCATTATTAGGGTTTCTTTATTTAGGAATCATTGGAGGAATTCTTTTTGAAGCGATTCACTTATTAGATTCAAATTCATTTCAATTGATTAATGGGTATTCTGGATTCAGCTTTTACTATTTCAGTTTTATAAGTATTACTACCGTTGGCTATGGAGACATTACGCCGCTTACGGCTCCAGCACAATCGCTTACCCTTGTAATGAATATCATCGGACAATTCTATCTTGCTATTGTTATTGGTGTTTTTGTGGGGAAATATATTAATACAAAATCTAATTAA